TTCTTCGGCGGCGGTTAACTCTTCAACACTGGCAGCCATCAGGTTATCAATGTTTTTAAAGTATGTGGCCAGTTTGCGGGCCACGGTTTCGCCTACGTAGCGAATCCCCAAGCCGAACAGCACTTTCTCAAATGGCATTTGCTTAGAACGCTCAATACCATCCAGCATATTGGTGATAGATTTCTCGCCGAAGCGTTCCATCTTTTTCAGTTCTTCTTCATGCTGCTTCAGTTCATACAGATCGCTAATGTGGCAGGCAAAACCTTTCTGGTAAAGCGTCTCGATGGTTTCGTCGCCCAGGCCATCAATATTCATCGCCTTACGACCGATAAAATGCTGCATCTTCCCTACTATCTGCGGCTGGCAACCCTCATCATTGGGGCAATACCAGGCAGCCTCGCCCTCTTTCCGTTCCAGCAAAGTATCACAAACCGGACAGTGCGTTACGTAATGGATGGGCTCTGCACCTGCCTTACGTTTATCGGTATTTACGCTGATGATCTTGGGGATGATTTCACCGCCTTTTTCTACATAAACAGAATCCCCCTCGTGCAGATCCAAACGCGCCATTTCATTGGCATTATGCAGCGTGGCACGCTTAACCGTAGTGCCCGCCAACAGTACCGGCTTCAGATTAGCTACCGGGGTAACTGCGCCTGTACGGCCTACCTGATAGCTTACACTTTGCAGTTCTGTTTCTACACGTTCGGCAGCGTATTTATAGGAGATGGCCCAACGCGGCGATTTGGCTGTGAAGCCCAGCTCTTGCTGCTGCGCGTAACTATTTACTTTGATAACGATGCCGTCAATATCATAGCTCAGTTCATGGCGGCGCTCACCCCATTCAGCTATAAAGGCCAGCACATCACGGATGTCTTTACAAAGTCTGTTATGCTCATTTACATGGAACCCCCAGCCTTTTACGGCCTGCAAACTTTCCCAATGGGTTTTAAACTGTTGCTTCTCTGTATAAAGGAAATATAAATAAGTATCCAGCGGGCGTTTGGCTACCTCGGTAGAATCCTGCAACTTGATGGTACCCGACGCAAAGTTGCGCGGATTAGCATACGGCACCTCGCCAGCCTCAACGCGTTCGTTGTTCAATCGCTCAAAGGCTTTGAGGTGCATAAATACTTCGCCGCGAATTTCAAACTCATCGGGGTAGTCACCGGTCTTTAACTTTTTCGGTACGTTGTGGATGGTGCGCACATTGGCAGTAACATCATCACCTTGTACGCCATCGCCGCGGGTTACGGCACGCAGCAACTGACCGCCTTTGTAGCTTAAACTCATAGAAAGGCCGTCAAACTTCAGCTCGCACACGTATTCAAAATTGTCGCCCAGCGCTTTACGAATACGGTTATCAAAATCAACCAGTTCCTGCTCGTTATAGGTATTACCTAACGATAGCATAGGCCAACGGTGGCGCACGGTCTGAAACTCTTTAGTAATCTCTCCCCCAACCCGTTGCGTTGGCGAGTCGGCTGATAAATATTCGGGATATTGCTTTTCCAGATCGGCCAGTTCGCGCAGTTTCTTGTCGAAATCAAAATCGCTGATGGTGGGCATGGCCAGCACATAATAGTTATAATTATGCTGCTTTAGCTCGGCCGAAAGTTCTTCTATACGTTGTTTTGCCTGGGTTGATGACATAAGCGAAGATAGAAATGTGATCTGAAATTTACAGAATTATTAAGAGAGTAATAAGAAAGTCAATCAAGACTAGTGCTAGAGAAACAGGACATTATCCAAAGAATATTCTGCCATGTACACATCTACTCAACCGAGATATCAATTGGATTTTTTAGATTAAATCTCCATATACAATCCAGGGTGGTTTTAGCTATCAAATAATCTTCTTCTATCACTAACTGATTAAATGGGTTGGATTCGGTTAGGTAGACAAGCCAGATCATTTCTTTCGATTCCAAATCAATAACAGCTACAAATCCATCGCTCCCATAGCTTGCTTCTCCCGCTATTACCTCAATATTATTTTTATCATCAATAATTCTGGCTAAAACCGCGCAACTTCCCTCATATAGGTTCCCTTTATTTTCAAGGCTATTAATTGAGGTTTTATCAGCTGAACGAACACTATACTTAATTAAAGGCTGAAATTCTAGTTTTACATCCAACAGTTGGATAGTACCATCTGAATAAATTATTCCGTTTATTATCGGGCACTCTAAATGGTTTATAAAATCCGCTATAGTCTTCATTTTAATAACCCTTATGGCGTTCCCCTCGGGCCAGGCTTTCCGTTCATACGCCTACAAGCCTTAGGCTCTAGGCCGGTATCCACTTCAATCCTTAACGCTAAATGTTTGAACTCAAATTTATAGAAAATAGAAACTTATCGAACTCCTATTTCCAACTTGTCATTCCGAAGGAACTAGGCAAGGTGCTGTGTGCTGGCGTGAGGAGAAATCTTAGACGATTGCCATATCCACATGAAAAGCATGGGGCTAAGATTTTTTCACTTCGTTCAAGAGAGTAGTTCTCCCGTTGGTCGAAATGACATGATGTTTTTAAAAATCCAGAAAAGGCTTACCTCAAATAAACATAAGTAATCCCTGCCCCACCTCTGTCCGGATGCTCATCTTCCATGTGGCTCACCTGCTCGTATTTGCGCAGGTACTCGCGGATCAGTTTGCGCAGGATGCCATCCCCCTTACCATGTAGTACTTTTAGGGTGTTGTAACCCATCATTATCGCCCGGTCCAGCACTTTTTCTATGGCATACAGCGCTTCTTCTCCCCGCATGCCGCGCACATCAATCTCCGGACTAAAATTTGCGGCATCACTGGTTGAGGTGTTATAACTTTTACGGATCTCCTTCGGGATTTCTTTCTTAGACACCCGCTGCACACGTTTCTTTTTTACTACCGTGCGCAAATCGCCAATGGCAATGATGACGTTATCTTTCACCAGCTCCATTACCTGGCCGGTGGTATCGCTGTCGGTCAGCTTTACCCAATCGCCTGGCTTTATTTCATCGTCTTCAGGGGCCACCTGTTTTGGTTTTTCCTGTACTATCGTATTTTTCTGTAGCTCCTTGTTCAGGTTCTCACGCAGGTTACGGGTTTTCTCTTTGTCTGCCTGGCTGCTTTTTATTTCAGAAATCGTATTTTCTACCAGCTTATTAGCGTCAAGGATGATGTTTTTGGCCTGCTGTTTCGCTTCGCGGATGAGGGCTTTCTGGTTTTCTTCCAGGTAGTTTTTCAGCTGCTCATTCTCCTTCAGCAAGATATCAACCCGGCGCTGCTGTTTATCCAGTTGCAGGCGCGAGTCGATGATCTCCTTTTTCTCACGCTCCAAATCCACCAACAGCGTATCCACCTTCTTCTGGCTCGCGCCGATCTTATTTTTAGCCAGGTTAAGCACATTTTGCGGCAGGCCAATCTTTTGCGCAATCTCAAACGCATAAGAACTACCTGGCTTACCCACTTCAAGGATGTACATTGGCCGCATCTCCACGTTATCAAACAGCATCGAAGCGTTCTCTAACCCTTCGGCATTGCTGGCAAAGATCTTTAGGTTAGAATAGTGGGTGGTTACCATGCCGCGCACTTTCTTGTGGTTTAACGCCTCCAACACAGCTTCGGCTATCGGGCCGCCAAATTGCGGATCGGTACCGGTACCAAACTCATCAATCAGAATCATGGTTTTGCCATTGGCCTGCTCCACAAAATATTTCATTTTAGAGAGATGCGCGCTGTAGGTACTCAAATCGCTTTCGATACTTTGGTCGTCGCCAATATCAACAAACAACTGCTTGAAAACCCCCATCACGCTGTTATCCGCAGCGGGAATCAGTAAGCCGGCCTGCACCATCATCTGCAGCAGTCCTACGGTCTTCATACAAACCGATTTACCGCCGGCATTAGGGCCAGATACTACTACCACACGTGTACCGTCATCGATCTGCACATTTAGCGGCACTACCGTTTTCTGCTCTTTTTTAAAGCTGAGGAACAGCAGCGGGTGACGCGCATTGATCAGTTTTACGCGGGCTTCGTTCACCAGTCCAGGCATTTCGGCCTCAATATCTATAGCAAACAGGGCTTTGGCGCGTACAAAGTCAAGCTTGGTTAATAGACCGTGATAGGACAGCAAGAGCGGCACGTACGGACGCAATTCATCCGTCAGCGCGGTCAAGATCTTCACAATTTCACGGCGACGCTCAAACTCCAGGTCGCGCACACGATTGTTCAGCGTAAAAACTTCTTCAGGTTCAATGTAAACCGTTTGGCCCGATGATGATTCATCGTGGATAAAACCTTTCAGCTTACGCTTGTTCTCGGCCAGCACCGGGATACACAGGCGACCATCGCGCACGGTCAGCGATCCATCGGCCGTCCAGCCATTGGCGGTGGCACTTTTAAATATCTGGTCAATTTTGCGGCGGGCTTCCTGCTCGGCTTTGGCAATGCTCGTAGTAATCTCCAGCAGGTCGCGTGAGGCATTCGGCCTGATCTTGCCCTTCTGATCAATCACCGCATCAATCTTTTTAAGGATTGACCGTTCTATCGGCAAGTGCTCAAACAGCGCTTCCAGGTTGGGGTATTGCCCTTCGCGCTCGTTAAAATAACCTATCACGGCAAACACCGTGCTTAGCGATGCCTGGATCTGGAAAAATTCTTCTTCGGTAAGAAAAGCCCCTTCTACCCTGGCTTTGTTAGCCAGCGTTTTAATATCAAAAAAATGCTGAATGGGCAGTGCAGCATCATTCAGCAATATATTTTTAAACTCGTGCGCCTGGCTCAGAAACTTTTGAATCTGGTCAAAATGATTCATCACCTGTATCTTGTCCACCAATTGCTGGCCCATCACGCTCAGGCAATGTGCTTTTATCAGCTCTTTAATTTCGGTGAACCCTAACTTATCGGCACTGTTTTGCGGGTACAACATGTGGTTCACTGTTTATTGTTTTTTAAATGGCGCCTGGCCAGTACCCGGTTTATTTGCTGGCGCGCTGTTTTGTGCGGGTATTTGCACCGGCGTTGTATTATTACCTGGCTTTGGCGGCGGGCCGGCAGGCAATTTGGTTAGTGAATCGACACGTTTTTGCAAAATGGTTACTACGTTAGTATACACGTCATTCAGCTTTTTGGGGTGTTCGGTGTACCACAGATAACTCTTTCTAAAAGCAGCGCTATCGGTGTTGTATTTTTTAAACACCGTTACAAAAGTGCCCATGCCATGCAGGTAAATAGAATCGGGCATCTGATTTCCGGTCATCAGGTTGCCATCAACCTGATGTATTTCAGCACAAAGGCTGGCCATACGATCAATTGGTATGATGTTGGCAGGTACGGTTTCTTCGTTTATACAGCCTGCAAAAGCAAGCGTTACCAAAAAAAACAAATATTTATATATACGCATTCTGTAATTTAGCGGCGGTTAACAGGCAAAATTACGGATAAATGAGCATTGCAGATAACTTAAAGGAATTAAAAAAAGAGACCGACCAATATAATGTTACACTGGTGGCAGTTTCTAAAACCAAACCGGTAGAAGACATACAGGAGGCCTATGATGCCGGTCAGCGCATTTTTGGCGAAAACCAGGTGCAGGAGCTAATGGAGAAATACGATAAGTTGCCAACGGATATTGAATGGCACCTGATCGGTCACCTGCAAACTAATAAGGTGAAATATATTGCGCCTTTCATCAGCATGATCCAGTCTGTAGATAGTCTGAAGTTACTGCAGGAGATCAACAAACAGGCCGAAAAGAACAAACGTGTGATTGACTGCCTGTTGCAGGTATACATTGCCGACGAGGAAACCAAATACGGCCTGAGCTTTGACGAGGTGATAGAACTGCTGCGCAGCCCTGAATACCTTGAACTGAAAAACATCCGCATCCGCGGACTGATGGGCATTGCTACCAATACCGATAACGAAAAGCAGATCAAAGAAGAGTTTTACGAACTGGATACCTTTTTTGACGGTTTGACCCAAAGCTTTTTCAGGAAAGACGACAGCTTTGACGAACTATCTATGGGCATGTCATCAGACTATAAGATAGCGATGGAACAAGGCTGCACCATGATACGCGTAGGCAGCACAGTTTTTGGGAAAAGGGTGATCAAGCATTGGAAAAATAATTAAAGCGCCTCTCCCCGGCCCTCTCCTTTGGAGAGGAAGGTAATAACTTCATAAAGTCCAGCCCTTCGGGGGGAATTTAGGAGGGGTTTCTCAGAGAGGATTTAGGAGAGATAAAATGACCAACAACATCTCAATCCGCGTAGCTAAAAAAGACGATTGCCCGCGCTTGATGGACCTGATCCATGAACTGGCATTGTTTGAGCGTGCGCCAGAAGAAGTTACCGTTACACTGGCCGAGTTTGAGGAAGCCGGCTTTGGCAGCAAGCCCGTTTGGAAAGCCTTTATAGCAGAGGCAGATGGCTTTATTGTGGGTATGTCACTTTACTATGTGCGTTATTCTACATGGAAAGGTCAGCGCCTTTACCTGGAAGATTTGATTGTTACCGAAAGCTGGCGCGGTAAAGGTATTGGCAAACTATTGTTTGACCGTACTGTACAGGAGGCGCACGAGATGGGGTTTGCCGGCATGGTTTGGCAAGTGCTGGATTGGAATGAACCGGCCATCAACTTTTATAAAAAATATGGCGCCGCATTTGATGCCGGCTGGCTTAATGTTGCGCTAAGCAAACAGCAATTACAGTTGTTAAGCTAAAAAGGTAAATAGCCAACCATCCATGAAAAAGTCTATCGCCACCATAAAAGCTTCGCTTGTAACCGGCACCCTGGCACTGCTCATGCTGAGCGCCTGCAAATGGCGTCACCCAAACCTGACGCACGCCGCTATTACCCGCGATACACTTAAATATAAA
This region of Mucilaginibacter yixingensis genomic DNA includes:
- the ligA gene encoding NAD-dependent DNA ligase LigA, with translation MSSTQAKQRIEELSAELKQHNYNYYVLAMPTISDFDFDKKLRELADLEKQYPEYLSADSPTQRVGGEITKEFQTVRHRWPMLSLGNTYNEQELVDFDNRIRKALGDNFEYVCELKFDGLSMSLSYKGGQLLRAVTRGDGVQGDDVTANVRTIHNVPKKLKTGDYPDEFEIRGEVFMHLKAFERLNNERVEAGEVPYANPRNFASGTIKLQDSTEVAKRPLDTYLYFLYTEKQQFKTHWESLQAVKGWGFHVNEHNRLCKDIRDVLAFIAEWGERRHELSYDIDGIVIKVNSYAQQQELGFTAKSPRWAISYKYAAERVETELQSVSYQVGRTGAVTPVANLKPVLLAGTTVKRATLHNANEMARLDLHEGDSVYVEKGGEIIPKIISVNTDKRKAGAEPIHYVTHCPVCDTLLERKEGEAAWYCPNDEGCQPQIVGKMQHFIGRKAMNIDGLGDETIETLYQKGFACHISDLYELKQHEEELKKMERFGEKSITNMLDGIERSKQMPFEKVLFGLGIRYVGETVARKLATYFKNIDNLMAASVEELTAAEEIGERIAQSITEYFSGAEHRAQIEKLRGQGLQLVAEEKTVELASDKLAGKTFIISGTFAVSRDELTRIIEQNGGKILSSISAKLNYLVAGDNMGPSKLEKATKLNIPIISDTELMAML
- a CDS encoding endonuclease MutS2, translated to MLYPQNSADKLGFTEIKELIKAHCLSVMGQQLVDKIQVMNHFDQIQKFLSQAHEFKNILLNDAALPIQHFFDIKTLANKARVEGAFLTEEEFFQIQASLSTVFAVIGYFNEREGQYPNLEALFEHLPIERSILKKIDAVIDQKGKIRPNASRDLLEITTSIAKAEQEARRKIDQIFKSATANGWTADGSLTVRDGRLCIPVLAENKRKLKGFIHDESSSGQTVYIEPEEVFTLNNRVRDLEFERRREIVKILTALTDELRPYVPLLLSYHGLLTKLDFVRAKALFAIDIEAEMPGLVNEARVKLINARHPLLFLSFKKEQKTVVPLNVQIDDGTRVVVVSGPNAGGKSVCMKTVGLLQMMVQAGLLIPAADNSVMGVFKQLFVDIGDDQSIESDLSTYSAHLSKMKYFVEQANGKTMILIDEFGTGTDPQFGGPIAEAVLEALNHKKVRGMVTTHYSNLKIFASNAEGLENASMLFDNVEMRPMYILEVGKPGSSYAFEIAQKIGLPQNVLNLAKNKIGASQKKVDTLLVDLEREKKEIIDSRLQLDKQQRRVDILLKENEQLKNYLEENQKALIREAKQQAKNIILDANKLVENTISEIKSSQADKEKTRNLRENLNKELQKNTIVQEKPKQVAPEDDEIKPGDWVKLTDSDTTGQVMELVKDNVIIAIGDLRTVVKKKRVQRVSKKEIPKEIRKSYNTSTSDAANFSPEIDVRGMRGEEALYAIEKVLDRAIMMGYNTLKVLHGKGDGILRKLIREYLRKYEQVSHMEDEHPDRGGAGITYVYLR
- a CDS encoding DUF4296 domain-containing protein — its product is MRIYKYLFFLVTLAFAGCINEETVPANIIPIDRMASLCAEIHQVDGNLMTGNQMPDSIYLHGMGTFVTVFKKYNTDSAAFRKSYLWYTEHPKKLNDVYTNVVTILQKRVDSLTKLPAGPPPKPGNNTTPVQIPAQNSAPANKPGTGQAPFKKQ
- a CDS encoding YggS family pyridoxal phosphate-dependent enzyme translates to MSIADNLKELKKETDQYNVTLVAVSKTKPVEDIQEAYDAGQRIFGENQVQELMEKYDKLPTDIEWHLIGHLQTNKVKYIAPFISMIQSVDSLKLLQEINKQAEKNKRVIDCLLQVYIADEETKYGLSFDEVIELLRSPEYLELKNIRIRGLMGIATNTDNEKQIKEEFYELDTFFDGLTQSFFRKDDSFDELSMGMSSDYKIAMEQGCTMIRVGSTVFGKRVIKHWKNN
- a CDS encoding GNAT family N-acetyltransferase is translated as MTNNISIRVAKKDDCPRLMDLIHELALFERAPEEVTVTLAEFEEAGFGSKPVWKAFIAEADGFIVGMSLYYVRYSTWKGQRLYLEDLIVTESWRGKGIGKLLFDRTVQEAHEMGFAGMVWQVLDWNEPAINFYKKYGAAFDAGWLNVALSKQQLQLLS